One genomic region from Phragmites australis chromosome 1, lpPhrAust1.1, whole genome shotgun sequence encodes:
- the LOC133928615 gene encoding cytokinin dehydrogenase 4-like produces MEPSLVHWFELLLLLALGGVTMHVPDADVFPSLGELRLDGHFSFHDASAMARDFGNRCSLLPAAVLHPGSVSDIAATVRHVFFLGEQSPLTVAARGHGHSLMGQSQAAGGIVVRMESLRGERMQVHDDGTSPFVDAPGGELWINVLRETLKYGLAPKSWTDYLHLTVGGTLSNAGVSGQAFRHGPQASNVNQLEIVTGRGDVLTCSPEENSDLFYAALGGLGQFGIITRARIALEPAPKKVRWIRVLYSDFASFTKDQEMLVIAEDTFDYIEGFVIINRTGILNNWRMSFKPQDPVQASHFQSDGRVLYCLELTKNFNNDEADIMEREVSALLSRLRYIRSTLFHTDITYLEFLDRVHTSEVKLRAQGLWEVPHPWLNLLIPRSTIHKFAKEVFGKILKDSNNGPILLYPVNKSKWDNKTSVVIPDEEIFYLVGFLSSAPSLSGHGSVAHAMNLNNQILEFCEEADIGMKQYLAPYTTQQQWKAHFGERWETFERRKHTYDPLAILAPGQRIFPKASLPLSL; encoded by the exons ATGGAGCCATCACTGGTGCACTGGTTCgagctgctcctgctgctggcCCTCGGCGGGGTCACCATGCACGTGCCCGACGCGGACGTGTTCCCCTCCCTCGGGGAGCTGCGCCTCGACGGCCACTTCAGCTTCCATGATGCTTCGGCCATGGCGCGGGACTTCGGCAACCGGTGCAGCTTGCTGCCGGCCGCCGTGCTCCACCCCGGCTCCGTGTCCGATATTGCAGCGACCGTGAGGCATGTGTTCTTCCTGGGTGAGCAGTCACCCCTCACCGTCGCGGCGCGCGGGCACGGGCACTCGCTCATGGGTCAGTCCCAGGCTGCCGGGGGGATCGTCGTCAGGATGGAATCACTCCGGGGTGAGAGGATGCAGGTGCACGACGACGGCACTTCACCGTTTGTCGATGCCCCTGGAGGAGAGCTATGGATCAACGTGCTGCGTGAGACGTTGAAGTATGGCCTGGCGCCCAAGTCGTGGACCGACTATCTCCATCTCACGGTCGGTGGCACGCTGTCAAATGCCGGGGTCAGCGGGCAGGCGTTCCGGCACGGACCGCAGGCCAGCAATGTCAATCAACTGGAGATTGTGACAG GAAGAGGAGATGTTCTGACCTGCTCACCCGAGGAGAACTCTGATCTCTTCTATGCTGCTCTTGGAGGTCTCGGTCAGTTTGGGATCATCACTAGAGCAAGGATTGCTCTTGAGCCTGCTCCAAAGAAG GTGAGGTGGATAAGAGTTCTTTACTCGGACTTtgcaagcttcaccaaggaccAGGAGATGCTGGTTATAGCAGAGGACACGTTTGACTACATTGAAGGTTTTGTCATCATAAACAGGACAGGCATCCTGAACAACTGGAGGATGTCGTTCAAGCCACAAGACCCAGTCCAAGCAAGCCATTTTCAGTCGGATGGAAGAGTTCTATACTGCCTCGAGCTAACCAAGAACTTCAACAATGACGAGGCTGATATCATGGAACGG GAAGTTAGTGCACTTCTATCTCGGCTTAGATACATTCGGTCTACTCTATTCCACACCGATATCACATACCTGGAGTTCTTGGATAGGGTGCACACCTCTGAGGTGAAGCTGAGGGCACAAGGCCTTTGGGAAGTCCCACACCCGTGGTTGAATCTCCTAATCCCAAGGAGCACAATCCACAAATTTGCTAAGGAAGTTTTTGGCAAGATCCTGAAAGATAGCAACAATGGTCCCATACTGCTTTACCCAGTGAACAAATCAAA GTGGGACAACAAAACGTCCGTAGTCATACCAGACGAAGAAATTTTCTACCTGGTGGGGTTCCTATCTTCAGCACCATCTCTCTCCGGTCATGGCAGCGTCGCACATGCAATGAACCTGAATAACCAAATCCTGGAGTTCTGTGAAGAGGCTGATATTGGGATGAAACAGTATCTAGCACCCTACACCACACAGCAGCAGTGGAAAGCCCACTTTGGAGAAAGGTGGGAGACATTTGAACGGAGGAAACACACGTATGATCCCCTAGCCATCCTAGCACCAGGACAGAGAATATTCCCAAAGGCGTCACTGCCGTTGTCCTTGTGA